The genomic stretch TGAAACGCCGCGTTGTGCATCGCCGGAGACCGGCTGTGCTCCACCGGGAACCCCAGGAGCGCGACGATCCGGGTGCGCCCCGAGATCCCTGCCGCCGAGCGACCCGACGGCGCGCTCACGCGGGTCGGCCGTGATTGAGATTGAGGATCTTCACGCCCCGAAACACGTAGTGCAGCCCGGACGCCACGGTCACCGCCACCATGACCGCGAGAACCGACCACAGGAGCCACTGCGGCACCGTTGCGGTGGTTCCCACCAGGACGGCGATGATGTAGACCAGTTGGATCACGGTGGTGGTCTTCCCGATCCAGGTCGGGGTGATGTCCACGCGCTCACGGAGCAGATGAATCACCAGCGATCCCCCGCTGATGATGACGTCGCGGCTGACCACGACCAGCGTGACCCACAAGGGGATCGCCCCCTCGAACGAGAGCACCATGAAGGCCGTCACCAATAACAGCTTGTCCGCCAAGGGGTCGAGATACTGGCCCAACGTGGTTTGTTGGTCCAACACGCGGGCAAGCATCCCGTCGAGTGCGTCCGTGAGTCCGGCGGCGAGGAAGACCGCTAACGCCCACGAATTGTGCCCGTAGAGAACCAATCCCACGAACACCGGACTACACAAGATGCGGATAAGAGTCAACAGGTTCGGAAGATTCATGTTCGGCTACCCGAAAATTCAATCGGATCAGTTGAGACACGCAAGCCCTTTCTCGCCCGACCATACGATGGGGATCCTCGGAGACCGCTGTCGAGATCTCGGGCCGGGGGTCTTGCCCTGCGTCCCGGAACGCGGGTATAATCCGGCCTTCCCGCGAAGCCCGCGTGGGCGGTTTCGCGGATCGGTGCGATCCAGCAGCGCGAGAAGGAGACCACGTATGGTGATCGAGATCCACCAGGTCGAGGGCTTCGATCCTCAACATCGGTCGTTTAATCGGAACGCCGAGATCCACCGCAGCGAGCAGGGACTATCCGCGCGGTTTTTCTATGAAGGACTCCGTGTCGATACCGGAACACATTTTGAGGTGGAACAGGTGATGGCCGATCTCGTCACTCGCCTTCAAAAGATCGGCTTCACCCAGCTGCGCTCGCGAGTCAATTTCAGAGGATCCCGGTACCTGGCCGAGCGCCAGCCCTGGATCGACTACCCCGGTCCGGTACTTCGCTGACTCCACGTCCCGCCCCAATTTACGCGACCCGCGGGGCTC from Nitrospirota bacterium encodes the following:
- a CDS encoding CDP-alcohol phosphatidyltransferase family protein; translated protein: MNLPNLLTLIRILCSPVFVGLVLYGHNSWALAVFLAAGLTDALDGMLARVLDQQTTLGQYLDPLADKLLLVTAFMVLSFEGAIPLWVTLVVVSRDVIISGGSLVIHLLRERVDITPTWIGKTTTVIQLVYIIAVLVGTTATVPQWLLWSVLAVMVAVTVASGLHYVFRGVKILNLNHGRPA